From Halorubrum salinarum, the proteins below share one genomic window:
- a CDS encoding universal stress protein, with product MPLYDRILVPTDGSSEGELAVCHALDLAAVHGASVRAIYVVDTARYAGMPMETTWEGVGDLLYDDGEAALETVRELAADRDVDVETAVVEGSPSREIITHAEEAGCDLVVMGTHGRGGIDRLLLGSVAEKVVRGSSVPVLTVRIGDGEEPPSAAESATAGEAAGTDAEGPVSDATETG from the coding sequence ATGCCCCTATATGACCGGATTCTGGTCCCGACCGACGGCTCCTCGGAGGGGGAGCTGGCGGTGTGCCACGCGCTCGATCTCGCCGCGGTCCACGGGGCCTCGGTCCGCGCCATCTACGTGGTCGACACCGCGCGGTACGCCGGGATGCCGATGGAGACGACCTGGGAGGGCGTCGGCGACCTGCTGTACGACGACGGGGAGGCGGCGCTCGAAACGGTCCGCGAACTGGCCGCCGACCGCGACGTGGACGTGGAGACGGCCGTCGTCGAGGGGTCGCCCAGCCGCGAGATCATCACCCACGCCGAGGAGGCGGGCTGCGACCTCGTCGTGATGGGGACCCACGGCCGCGGCGGCATCGACCGGCTGCTCCTCGGCAGCGTCGCGGAGAAGGTCGTGCGGGGCTCGTCGGTTCCGGTGTTGACGGTGCGGATCGGCGACGGCGAGGAGCCGCCGAGCGCCGCCGAGTCGGCGACGGCGGGCGAGGCGGCCGGGACCGACGCCGAGGGGCCGGTCTCGGACGCGACGGAGACCGGATAA
- the dhaK gene encoding dihydroxyacetone kinase subunit DhaK — protein sequence MKKLINDPDDVVDEMLDGMTAAYPDRLRRLPDTQVLVRDDGPVEGKVALVTGGGSGHEPTHAGYVGDGMLDGAAAGDVFSSPTADEFEELIGACDAGDGVLAIIKNYEGDVMNFETAIELAEMEGIEVESVVVNDDVAVEDSLYTSGRRGVCGTILVHKAAGAKAAQGADLSEVKRVAEKVIDNVGTMGTALTSCVTPEKGEPTFDLGDDEIELGIGIHGEPGTERTDVMSADEITEHLTEAVLDDLDLDEGQEVLTIVNGMGATPQMELFVVNRRLQELLGERGLETYDAWVGDYMTSLDMAGASITVCAVDDELKELFDAPADTPALTKK from the coding sequence ATGAAGAAGCTGATCAACGACCCGGACGACGTCGTCGACGAGATGCTGGACGGGATGACGGCGGCGTATCCCGACCGCCTGCGACGCCTGCCGGACACGCAGGTGCTCGTCCGCGACGACGGGCCGGTCGAGGGGAAGGTAGCGCTGGTGACCGGGGGCGGCAGCGGCCACGAGCCGACCCACGCGGGATACGTCGGCGACGGCATGCTCGACGGGGCGGCCGCGGGCGACGTGTTCTCCTCGCCGACGGCGGACGAGTTCGAGGAACTGATCGGCGCCTGCGACGCTGGCGACGGCGTCCTCGCGATCATCAAGAACTACGAGGGCGACGTAATGAACTTCGAGACCGCCATCGAACTTGCGGAGATGGAGGGGATCGAGGTGGAAAGCGTCGTGGTGAACGACGACGTGGCCGTCGAGGACTCGCTGTACACCTCCGGGCGCCGCGGCGTCTGCGGGACGATCCTCGTCCACAAGGCCGCCGGCGCGAAGGCCGCGCAGGGCGCCGATCTGAGCGAGGTGAAGCGCGTCGCCGAGAAGGTGATCGACAACGTCGGCACGATGGGCACCGCGCTCACCTCCTGTGTCACCCCCGAGAAGGGCGAGCCCACCTTCGATCTTGGCGACGACGAGATCGAACTCGGCATCGGGATCCACGGCGAGCCGGGGACGGAGCGCACGGACGTGATGTCGGCCGACGAGATCACCGAGCACCTGACCGAGGCGGTCCTCGACGACCTCGACCTCGACGAGGGACAGGAAGTGCTCACGATCGTCAACGGGATGGGCGCCACCCCGCAGATGGAGCTGTTCGTCGTCAACCGCCGGCTCCAAGAGCTGCTCGGTGAGCGGGGCCTGGAGACGTACGACGCGTGGGTCGGCGACTACATGACCTCGCTGGACATGGCGGGCGCGTCGATCACGGTGTGCGCGGTCGACGACGAACTGAAGGAGCTGTTCGACGCGCCGGCCGACACCCCGGCGCTGACGAAGAAATGA
- a CDS encoding HPr family phosphocarrier protein, which yields MERTVTVEPEAGLHARPASKLVQTANRFDADVSIGRADDGDDGLVRADSMLSVSGLNVEHGESVRVVAEGPDAEAALDAVCDLLTSPVEEADEEETDGGDAEDAP from the coding sequence ATGGAACGGACCGTCACGGTCGAACCCGAGGCCGGCCTTCACGCGCGACCCGCCTCGAAGCTGGTACAGACGGCGAACCGATTCGACGCCGACGTGTCGATCGGTCGCGCCGACGACGGCGACGACGGCCTCGTCCGCGCCGACAGCATGCTCTCTGTCAGCGGTCTGAACGTCGAACACGGCGAGTCGGTCCGCGTGGTCGCCGAGGGGCCCGACGCGGAGGCGGCGCTGGACGCCGTCTGCGACCTGCTCACGAGTCCAGTCGAGGAGGCGGACGAGGAGGAGACGGACGGCGGTGACGCGGAGGACGCCCCGTGA
- the dhaL gene encoding dihydroxyacetone kinase subunit DhaL, producing MSDDGAAVVAAVEAVAERIEAERDHLTQLDSAIGDADHGGNMARGWAEAADAARDLDDPDPETVAKTVGKTLMSEVGGASGPLFGGSLVFAAGELDGGITPETAVAFAETYLEKVEDRGDARVGDQTMVDALTPAVHTFKKSIEVDNLPPIEALAKAVDAAERGVAFTVPIRARKGRASYLGWRSVGHQDPGATSTLFILEELLAVAAERLGVDVPETDAASPTIPDEDPDDAGGSEDD from the coding sequence ATGAGCGACGACGGGGCGGCGGTCGTCGCGGCCGTCGAGGCCGTCGCCGAGCGCATCGAAGCCGAGCGCGACCACCTCACCCAGCTGGACTCCGCCATCGGCGACGCCGACCACGGCGGAAACATGGCGCGCGGGTGGGCCGAGGCGGCCGACGCCGCGCGCGACCTCGACGACCCGGACCCGGAGACCGTCGCGAAGACAGTCGGCAAGACGCTGATGAGCGAGGTCGGCGGCGCCTCCGGGCCGCTGTTCGGCGGGTCGCTCGTGTTCGCGGCGGGCGAGCTCGACGGCGGGATCACCCCCGAAACGGCGGTCGCGTTCGCCGAGACGTACCTGGAGAAGGTCGAGGACCGCGGCGACGCGCGCGTCGGCGACCAGACGATGGTGGACGCGCTGACGCCCGCGGTCCACACGTTCAAGAAGTCGATCGAGGTCGACAACCTGCCGCCGATCGAGGCGCTCGCGAAGGCGGTCGACGCCGCCGAGCGCGGCGTCGCGTTCACCGTCCCGATCCGGGCGCGGAAGGGGCGCGCCTCCTACCTCGGCTGGCGCTCGGTCGGGCACCAAGACCCGGGCGCGACGAGCACCCTGTTCATCCTCGAAGAGCTGCTCGCGGTCGCCGCCGAGCGGCTCGGCGTCGACGTTCCAGAGACGGACGCCGCCTCGCCGACGATCCCGGACGAGGACCCCGACGACGCGGGGGGCTCGGAGGACGACTGA
- the ptsP gene encoding phosphoenolpyruvate--protein phosphotransferase — MRTLAGVGSTPRAGVGTARWYRPEADLSLPDRPDAVDADAELDRYEAARDAAREALRDARDRTAERVGEKEAAVFEAHEGFLDDPTIVEDVAAAIREGTPAEHAVADRFDEAVAQFEGMEGRMAERADDLRDVRDRLLRALLAGDGEASTATDLAALPDGTILLAERLTPSDTAALDPDAVAGITTVEGGRTSHAAIIARSLAVPAVVGVGDALESIGDGETVLVDGEAGEVVVDPDEARRESVRESGHEVIPERVETVDGRSVEVAANVGGEAELAPAAERGADGIGLFRTEFLFVDREAPPSEDEQYAAVTTALSAFPDDRVVVRTLDVGGDKPVPYLDLPEEPNPFLGRRGIRLSLDEHADLFETQLRALLRAAATEDGDGLAVMFPLVTRVEEVERAVDAVESVADDLAAEGVDHAVPELGAMVETPAAAFLADALAERLDFLSVGTNDLAGYVMAADRGNDAVADYHDPLHPAVMRALDRTTAAAEGSDAWVGMCGEMAGDPALTELLVGLGFDELSMSAVTVPEVKARVREVDADAAASLANEALACETRGEVLDVLEIGERDA, encoded by the coding sequence GTGAGGACGCTCGCCGGCGTCGGAAGCACGCCGCGTGCGGGCGTCGGGACGGCGCGCTGGTACCGGCCCGAGGCCGATCTGTCGCTCCCCGACCGCCCGGACGCCGTCGACGCCGACGCCGAACTGGACCGGTACGAGGCGGCCCGCGACGCCGCGCGGGAAGCCCTCCGCGACGCCCGCGACCGGACGGCCGAGCGCGTGGGCGAGAAGGAGGCCGCGGTGTTCGAGGCCCACGAGGGCTTCCTCGACGACCCGACGATAGTCGAGGACGTCGCGGCCGCGATCCGGGAGGGGACGCCGGCGGAACACGCGGTCGCGGACCGGTTCGACGAGGCCGTCGCGCAGTTCGAGGGCATGGAGGGGCGGATGGCCGAGCGCGCCGACGACCTGCGCGACGTCCGCGACCGGCTGCTCCGCGCGCTCCTCGCCGGAGACGGGGAGGCGTCGACCGCGACCGATCTCGCGGCCCTCCCGGACGGGACGATCCTGCTGGCTGAGCGGCTCACCCCGAGCGACACCGCCGCGCTCGACCCCGACGCTGTCGCCGGGATCACGACCGTCGAGGGCGGTCGGACCTCCCACGCCGCGATCATCGCGCGGTCGCTCGCGGTCCCCGCGGTCGTCGGCGTCGGCGACGCCCTCGAATCGATCGGAGACGGGGAGACGGTCCTCGTCGACGGCGAGGCCGGCGAGGTCGTCGTCGACCCCGACGAGGCGCGCCGCGAATCGGTGCGGGAATCGGGCCATGAGGTGATCCCCGAGCGCGTCGAGACGGTCGACGGCCGGTCGGTCGAGGTCGCCGCGAACGTTGGCGGCGAGGCCGAACTGGCGCCGGCCGCCGAGCGCGGCGCGGACGGGATCGGCCTGTTCCGGACCGAGTTCCTCTTCGTCGACCGCGAGGCGCCGCCGAGCGAGGACGAGCAGTACGCGGCCGTGACCACCGCGCTGTCGGCGTTCCCCGACGACCGCGTCGTCGTCCGGACGCTCGACGTCGGCGGCGACAAGCCGGTTCCGTACCTCGACCTCCCCGAGGAGCCGAACCCGTTCCTCGGGCGGCGCGGGATCCGGCTGTCGCTCGACGAGCACGCCGACCTCTTCGAGACGCAGCTCCGCGCGCTGCTCCGCGCCGCGGCGACCGAGGACGGCGACGGGCTCGCCGTTATGTTCCCGCTCGTCACGCGGGTCGAGGAGGTCGAGCGCGCGGTCGACGCCGTCGAGTCGGTCGCCGACGACCTCGCGGCCGAGGGCGTCGACCACGCCGTCCCGGAACTGGGGGCGATGGTCGAGACGCCCGCGGCGGCGTTCCTCGCGGACGCGCTCGCCGAGCGCCTCGACTTCCTGAGCGTCGGGACGAACGACCTCGCGGGGTACGTGATGGCGGCCGACCGCGGCAACGACGCCGTCGCCGACTATCACGACCCGCTCCACCCGGCGGTGATGCGCGCGCTCGACCGCACGACCGCGGCCGCCGAGGGGAGCGACGCCTGGGTCGGGATGTGCGGCGAGATGGCCGGCGACCCGGCGCTGACGGAACTGCTCGTCGGACTCGGCTTCGACGAGCTCAGCATGAGCGCGGTGACGGTGCCCGAGGTGAAGGCGCGCGTCCGCGAGGTGGACGCCGACGCCGCGGCGTCGCTCGCGAACGAGGCGCTCGCCTGCGAGACGCGCGGCGAGGTGCTGGACGTGCTGGAGATCGGCGAGCGCGACGCGTAG
- a CDS encoding threonine synthase, translating into MEQLTCYDCGETYPFGDATRCRCGEPLWFETDAAAFDWPDTGDGSLGRDTLWRYESVLPATTPTGLAAAAGGTPLFRAPSIESTGGPRIHLKVEGVNPTGSFKDRGTAVGISRIDGPVGTVSHGNMALSVAAHAAAADREAVILVAEDTPDSRLAMIAQHDPHLFRVHGEYGRLYHDTLEHDLGAAFLNSDAPLRVAGQKTVAYEICEAFAPDAPDAIVLPVSSGGQASGVWKALRELDAAGLLATTPRIYLAQAARCDPIAQAYRRGASHVEPVTGEPTAAVSINNADPPSGNRALAAVAETDGGVVSVPEEAMLAETDRLAADAGVSVEPSCAVATAAVRDLAAAGEFGPDDDIAVIMTGSGYKYGESDPDISSVREVDRADVPGAVRDAVS; encoded by the coding sequence ATGGAGCAGTTGACGTGTTACGACTGCGGGGAGACGTACCCGTTCGGAGACGCGACCCGCTGTCGCTGCGGCGAACCACTCTGGTTCGAGACCGACGCGGCGGCGTTCGACTGGCCCGACACGGGCGACGGTTCGCTCGGCCGAGACACCCTCTGGCGGTACGAGTCAGTGCTCCCCGCGACGACGCCGACCGGGCTCGCCGCCGCCGCGGGCGGGACGCCGCTGTTCCGTGCGCCGTCGATCGAATCGACGGGCGGCCCTCGGATCCACCTCAAGGTGGAGGGCGTCAATCCGACGGGGAGCTTCAAGGACCGCGGCACGGCCGTCGGTATCAGTCGGATCGACGGGCCGGTCGGGACGGTGTCGCACGGCAACATGGCGCTGAGCGTCGCCGCCCACGCCGCCGCGGCTGACCGGGAGGCGGTCATCCTCGTGGCCGAGGACACCCCCGACTCCCGGCTCGCGATGATCGCCCAACACGACCCGCACCTGTTCCGGGTCCACGGGGAGTACGGACGGCTCTACCACGACACCCTCGAACACGACCTCGGCGCCGCGTTCCTCAACTCGGACGCCCCGCTCCGAGTGGCCGGACAGAAGACCGTCGCGTACGAGATCTGCGAGGCCTTCGCCCCCGACGCCCCGGACGCGATCGTCCTACCGGTAAGCAGCGGCGGGCAGGCGAGCGGGGTCTGGAAGGCGCTCAGGGAACTGGACGCGGCGGGGCTACTCGCGACGACGCCGCGGATCTACCTCGCGCAGGCCGCGCGCTGCGACCCGATCGCGCAGGCGTACCGGCGCGGGGCGTCGCACGTCGAGCCGGTCACCGGCGAGCCGACGGCGGCCGTCTCGATCAACAACGCAGATCCGCCGAGCGGGAACCGGGCGCTGGCCGCCGTCGCGGAGACGGACGGCGGCGTCGTCTCCGTCCCAGAGGAGGCGATGCTCGCCGAGACGGACCGCCTCGCGGCCGACGCCGGCGTCTCGGTCGAGCCGTCGTGTGCCGTGGCCACGGCCGCCGTGCGGGACCTCGCCGCGGCCGGCGAGTTCGGTCCCGACGACGACATCGCCGTGATAATGACCGGGTCGGGGTACAAGTACGGGGAGAGCGACCCCGACATCTCGTCGGTTCGGGAGGTCGACCGAGCGGACGTCCCGGGCGCTGTCCGCGACGCAGTGTCGTAA
- a CDS encoding type IV pilin yields the protein MKPSNQSNADDRAVSPVIGVILMVAITVILAAVIGTFVLGLGDQLGDTAPQASFDIDSSNDTAVNITKTGGQAIPIDDLVISIDGTRYDDANTSISGDWQTGVTVTYSENTAFPDNTDATVQLIHDPSGNVIFEGTADLSA from the coding sequence ATGAAACCAAGCAACCAATCCAACGCGGACGACAGGGCAGTGAGTCCCGTCATCGGCGTCATCCTCATGGTCGCGATTACTGTCATCCTGGCGGCGGTCATCGGGACGTTCGTTCTCGGACTCGGCGACCAGTTGGGTGACACCGCGCCGCAGGCCAGTTTCGATATCGACAGTTCGAATGACACAGCGGTTAACATCACCAAAACCGGTGGTCAGGCGATTCCGATCGACGACCTCGTTATCTCTATCGATGGAACGAGGTACGATGATGCCAACACAAGTATCTCGGGCGATTGGCAAACCGGGGTAACGGTGACCTACAGCGAAAACACCGCGTTCCCGGATAATACGGATGCGACGGTCCAACTCATCCACGATCCGAGCGGGAACGTGATCTTTGAGGGAACGGCGGACCTCTCAGCCTAA
- a CDS encoding DUF1405 domain-containing protein encodes MDIVGALGRDPPDRESLPRWVAPLPKRLEDVAFRFAWVIVAINLVGTAFGFWYYRFQFRALPTEMWLFIPDSPGATLLIALALGAWALGRSSDTLAALAFFGNVKLGLWTPYVLVVFWPEFLAVNGPALYAFLFFSHLAMVVQAFVLHRITDFPLKAVAVATAWYTVDLLMDYFVPVIGEVTHTSLPYADSAPWFTTTVLQVAAAGAVALTVIPLFWTLGTRIATLRGRESDAGSSSQ; translated from the coding sequence ATGGACATCGTCGGCGCGCTCGGCCGCGACCCGCCGGACCGCGAGTCGCTCCCGCGGTGGGTCGCGCCGCTCCCGAAACGGCTGGAGGACGTCGCCTTCCGGTTCGCGTGGGTCATCGTCGCCATCAACCTCGTCGGCACCGCGTTCGGCTTCTGGTACTACCGGTTTCAGTTCCGGGCCCTCCCGACCGAGATGTGGCTATTCATCCCGGACAGCCCCGGCGCGACGCTGCTCATCGCGCTCGCGCTCGGCGCGTGGGCGCTCGGCCGGTCAAGCGACACGCTCGCCGCGCTGGCGTTCTTCGGGAACGTCAAGCTCGGCCTGTGGACCCCGTACGTCCTCGTCGTCTTCTGGCCGGAGTTCCTCGCGGTCAACGGCCCGGCGCTGTACGCCTTCCTGTTCTTCAGCCACCTCGCGATGGTGGTCCAGGCGTTCGTCCTCCACCGGATCACCGACTTCCCGCTGAAGGCGGTCGCGGTCGCGACCGCGTGGTACACCGTCGACCTGTTGATGGACTACTTCGTGCCCGTGATCGGCGAGGTGACCCACACCTCGCTGCCGTACGCCGACAGCGCGCCGTGGTTCACGACGACCGTCCTCCAGGTCGCGGCCGCCGGCGCGGTCGCTCTCACCGTGATCCCGCTGTTCTGGACGCTCGGAACGCGGATCGCGACGCTGCGAGGCCGCGAAAGCGACGCCGGGTCGTCGTCGCAGTAG
- a CDS encoding PTS sugar transporter subunit IIA domain-containing protein, whose amino-acid sequence MVGIVVVSHSERAAEGIAEIAAEMAGDTRIEPVGGDGKGGIGTVPDAIEAAIDAAAGGEEEESDADGGEEDEGDADGVVVLVDLGSAVMNADVAVELSDAEAVIADAPVLEGAVNAAVAATDPSATVESVREQAEAARDIEKL is encoded by the coding sequence ATGGTCGGGATCGTCGTCGTCTCGCACAGCGAGCGCGCCGCCGAGGGGATCGCGGAGATCGCGGCCGAGATGGCTGGCGACACCCGGATCGAACCGGTCGGCGGCGACGGGAAGGGTGGGATCGGCACCGTCCCCGACGCGATCGAGGCGGCGATCGACGCCGCAGCCGGGGGCGAAGAGGAGGAGAGTGACGCGGATGGGGGCGAGGAAGACGAGGGCGACGCGGACGGCGTCGTCGTCCTCGTCGACCTCGGCAGCGCGGTGATGAACGCGGACGTCGCGGTCGAGCTGAGCGACGCGGAGGCGGTCATCGCGGACGCGCCGGTCCTCGAAGGCGCGGTCAACGCCGCGGTCGCGGCCACCGACCCGTCGGCCACGGTCGAGTCCGTGCGCGAGCAGGCGGAGGCAGCCCGGGACATCGAGAAGCTGTAG
- a CDS encoding biotin--[acetyl-CoA-carboxylase] ligase, whose protein sequence is MDTRRALLDALAADDGPVSGPALAESLDVSRAAVWKAVEGLREEGFAVESTPDGYVAPDDPGYSGAGIAFGLDAPYSVEYHDRVGSTNERARELAGEGAADVAVVADEQTGSRGRLDREWVAPSGGVWLSVLTRPDVPTARAPLFTLAAAVATTDAARQAGVDARIKWPNDVLVAGDGNGEGGGDPDPTGRGGRKLAGILTEMEGEADRVGWLVVGVGVNANLDPETLPAGATSLSAERGAPVDRRRFAATLLERYAELTASPEALDGVLPAWRERASTLGRRVRVEAADGVVEGTAVDVAEPGALVIDTDEGRRRVHAGDCEHLRDAE, encoded by the coding sequence GGCCGTCTGGAAGGCGGTCGAGGGGCTCCGGGAGGAGGGGTTCGCGGTGGAGTCGACGCCGGACGGCTACGTCGCGCCCGACGACCCGGGCTACTCCGGGGCGGGCATCGCGTTCGGGCTCGACGCTCCTTACTCGGTGGAGTACCACGACCGGGTCGGGTCGACGAACGAGCGGGCCCGCGAGCTCGCGGGAGAGGGCGCCGCGGACGTCGCGGTGGTCGCCGACGAGCAGACGGGGAGCCGGGGGCGCCTCGACCGCGAGTGGGTGGCGCCGAGCGGCGGCGTCTGGCTGTCGGTCCTGACCCGCCCCGACGTGCCGACCGCGCGGGCGCCGCTCTTCACGCTCGCGGCCGCGGTCGCGACGACCGACGCCGCCCGCCAGGCCGGCGTCGACGCGCGGATCAAGTGGCCGAACGACGTGCTGGTCGCGGGCGACGGGAACGGCGAGGGCGGGGGCGATCCGGACCCGACCGGCCGCGGCGGCCGGAAGCTGGCGGGGATACTCACGGAGATGGAGGGGGAGGCCGACCGCGTGGGCTGGCTCGTCGTCGGCGTCGGCGTCAACGCCAACCTCGACCCCGAGACGCTGCCCGCGGGCGCGACGTCGCTGTCGGCCGAGCGCGGCGCCCCGGTCGACCGGCGGCGGTTCGCCGCGACGCTGCTCGAACGCTACGCGGAACTCACCGCGTCGCCCGAGGCCCTCGACGGCGTCCTCCCGGCGTGGCGCGAGCGGGCGAGCACGCTCGGGCGGCGGGTCCGCGTCGAGGCCGCCGACGGCGTCGTGGAGGGCACCGCCGTCGACGTCGCCGAGCCGGGCGCGCTCGTGATCGATACCGACGAGGGGCGGCGGCGCGTCCACGCGGGCGACTGCGAACACCTCCGCGACGCGGAGTGA
- a CDS encoding FxsA family protein — translation MRPRTLLALLLVVPLVDALFLIVVATRLGWPVTVALVVLTAVLGMLLLRAEGRATLARLQRKVAQGKPPTDELLDGGLLIAAGAFLLTPGLVTDAVGFLLALPLSRVPIRVALKKYVVVPYIERETDGFLSGNVYIGGFPDDGEGGFTMGGGFSGGGPDGFDGGDAGNGDVGASADRGGASADDDDVVDVDFTVEEEERTGTD, via the coding sequence ATGCGCCCGCGAACGCTGCTCGCGCTGCTCCTCGTCGTCCCCCTCGTGGACGCGCTGTTCCTGATCGTGGTGGCGACGCGGCTCGGGTGGCCGGTGACGGTCGCCCTAGTCGTGTTGACGGCCGTCCTCGGGATGCTCCTGCTGCGCGCCGAAGGGCGCGCGACCCTCGCGCGCCTCCAACGGAAGGTCGCGCAGGGGAAGCCGCCGACCGACGAACTGCTCGACGGCGGACTGCTCATCGCCGCGGGCGCGTTCCTGCTCACACCGGGGCTCGTTACCGACGCGGTCGGCTTCCTGCTCGCGCTCCCGCTCTCCCGGGTGCCGATCCGCGTGGCCCTGAAGAAGTACGTCGTCGTCCCGTACATCGAACGCGAGACGGACGGCTTCCTCTCGGGCAACGTCTACATCGGCGGCTTCCCCGACGACGGCGAGGGGGGCTTCACGATGGGCGGCGGATTCTCCGGCGGCGGTCCGGACGGGTTCGACGGCGGTGACGCTGGCAACGGAGATGTCGGGGCGAGCGCGGACCGCGGCGGCGCGTCGGCGGACGATGACGACGTCGTCGACGTGGATTTCACCGTCGAAGAGGAGGAGCGGACGGGAACCGACTGA
- a CDS encoding DUF5789 family protein, which produces MSDEITLSRLEPTLEDHAYPADRDALAEAFAGTTVLFADGDADLGDLLADVDQETFESADDAHAALQNVLPIEALGEPGQSDGDA; this is translated from the coding sequence ATGTCCGACGAGATCACCCTCTCCCGGCTCGAACCGACGCTCGAAGACCACGCGTACCCCGCGGATCGAGACGCCCTCGCCGAAGCGTTCGCCGGGACCACGGTGCTGTTCGCCGACGGCGACGCCGACCTCGGCGACCTCCTCGCCGACGTCGACCAGGAGACGTTCGAGAGCGCCGACGACGCGCACGCCGCGCTCCAGAACGTCCTCCCCATCGAGGCGCTCGGGGAACCGGGCCAGTCCGACGGCGACGCCTGA
- a CDS encoding DUF7563 family protein — MAEACLQYDAHVAANFRRVYGDEDGRTHRCLDCDSGAPIF; from the coding sequence ATAGCCGAAGCATGTCTTCAGTACGACGCGCACGTGGCCGCGAACTTCCGCCGCGTTTACGGCGACGAGGACGGCCGTACACACCGATGTCTCGATTGCGATTCGGGAGCACCAATCTTCTAG
- a CDS encoding redox-regulated ATPase YchF, with product MSYRIGLVGKPSVGKSTFFNAATMNDVPEGAYPFTTIDPTVGEAYVRVDCAAPEFDETCTPSVGVCREGTRFVPVKLVDVAGLVPGAHEGRGLGNQFLTDLNETDVLIHVVDFSGKTDIEGEATEGHDPREDIDFLEEELDAWYLDVLEKGLEKYETRYQGADAAVEEELAEQMSAFGTDKDRMKRTILAQGLELDPETWDETDRIELAREIRKRTKPMVIAANKMDTPEAQANWEEITSDPDYDHLSFVPASAHAEKALKNADEAGVVDYTPGEDEFEVVGDVSGEQAAGLDQIAEFVGEYNGTGVQGALEAAVFDVLGCIAVFPGSANGSKDEKGVFRDCFILPEGATTEDFAYHIHSDIGEGLLHGTDCRSGRQVGADRELSHRDVIELVSTKQAAP from the coding sequence ATGAGTTACCGGATCGGTCTCGTCGGCAAGCCCTCGGTGGGGAAGTCGACGTTCTTCAACGCCGCGACCATGAACGACGTGCCGGAGGGCGCGTACCCGTTCACCACCATCGACCCGACCGTCGGCGAGGCGTACGTCCGCGTCGACTGCGCCGCCCCCGAGTTCGACGAGACGTGTACGCCGAGCGTCGGCGTCTGCCGCGAGGGGACGCGGTTCGTCCCCGTCAAGCTCGTGGACGTGGCCGGGCTCGTCCCGGGCGCCCACGAGGGGCGCGGGCTCGGCAACCAGTTCCTCACCGACCTCAACGAGACCGACGTGCTGATCCACGTCGTCGACTTCTCGGGGAAGACCGACATCGAGGGCGAGGCGACGGAGGGCCACGACCCCCGCGAGGACATCGACTTCTTGGAGGAGGAGCTCGACGCCTGGTACCTCGACGTGTTAGAGAAGGGCCTCGAGAAGTACGAGACGCGGTACCAGGGCGCCGACGCCGCCGTCGAGGAGGAGCTCGCCGAGCAGATGTCCGCGTTCGGCACGGACAAAGACCGGATGAAGCGGACCATCCTCGCGCAGGGGCTCGAACTCGATCCGGAGACGTGGGACGAGACGGACCGGATCGAACTGGCCCGCGAGATCCGCAAGCGGACGAAGCCGATGGTGATCGCCGCCAACAAGATGGACACGCCCGAGGCGCAGGCGAACTGGGAGGAGATCACTTCGGACCCCGACTACGACCACCTCTCCTTCGTCCCCGCGAGCGCCCACGCCGAGAAGGCGCTGAAGAACGCCGACGAGGCGGGCGTCGTCGACTACACGCCGGGCGAGGACGAGTTCGAGGTCGTCGGCGACGTCTCCGGCGAGCAGGCGGCCGGGCTCGATCAGATCGCGGAGTTCGTCGGCGAGTACAACGGCACGGGCGTCCAGGGCGCGCTCGAAGCGGCCGTCTTCGACGTGCTGGGCTGTATCGCGGTCTTCCCCGGCTCCGCCAACGGGAGCAAAGACGAGAAGGGGGTCTTCCGCGACTGCTTCATCCTCCCCGAGGGCGCCACGACCGAGGACTTCGCGTACCACATCCACTCCGACATCGGCGAGGGGCTGCTCCACGGCACCGACTGCCGGAGCGGCCGGCAGGTCGGGGCCGACCGCGAGCTCTCCCACCGCGACGTGATCGAACTGGTCTCGACGAAGCAGGCGGCGCCGTAG